In one window of Lynx canadensis isolate LIC74 chromosome A3, mLynCan4.pri.v2, whole genome shotgun sequence DNA:
- the ZNF514 gene encoding zinc finger protein 514 isoform X2 produces the protein MDSTASEGYPGEKGTASLFLKARPQDLMTFKDVAVEFTQWEWGQLDPAQKDLYREVMLENFKNLASLGLPVSKPYVICQLEEGGEPCVVEGEISTDWEKRPKAKESRLNQDISKEELFPIASVEKHIRDELSFCKLKAICGCDDQLEIHPKKLEGHPKEMSVTHKSTTTLRIDREWSDFGRSLDLRSVLFNQHNVPIGEGSYKSDTEFRQTSGRSNSRRTHPGKKPCKCNECGKSFHFQSELRRHQRCHTGEKPYECSECGRAFGHISSLIKHQRTHTGEKPYECSECGRAFSQSSSLVLHYRFHTGEKPYKCNECGRAFGHTSSLIKHQRTHTGEKPYECRECGRTFSQSSSLIVHYRFHTGEKPYKCNKCGRAFSQSSSLTQHYRFHTGEKPYKCNECGRAFAHTASLIKHQKSHAGKKAV, from the exons ATGGACTCCACAGCATCAG AGGGATAcccaggagaaaagggaacagcCAGTTTATTCCTGAAAGCCAGGCCCCAG GATCTGATGACATTCAAGGATGTGGCTGTGGAATTCACCCAGTGGGAATGGGGGCAGCTGGATCCTGCTCAGAAGGACCTGTACAGGGAAGTGATGCTGGAGAACTTCAAGAACTTGGCCTCTCTGG GGCTTCCAGTATCTAAACCATATGTGATCTGCCAgttggaggaagggggagagccCTGTGTGGTAGAGGGAGAAATCTCAACAG ACTGGGAGAAAAGGCCTAAAGCCAAGGAATCAAGACTAAATCAGGATATTTCCAAAGAGGAATTATTCCCCATAGCATCAGTAGAAAAACACATCAGAGATGAACTCTCCTTCTGCAAACTGAAAGCAATTTGTGGTTGTGATGACCAGTTAGAGATACATCCAAAAAAACTGGAGGGACATCCGAAAGAAATGTCAGTCACTCACAAATCTACTACCACCCTTAGGATAGATCGTGAATGGAGTGATTTTGGGAGAAGTTTAGACTTAAGATCAGTCCTTTTTAACCAACACAATGTTCCCATAGGAGAAGGATCTTATAAATCGGACACAGAATTCAGACAGACTTCAGGAAGAAGTAACTCCCGGAGAACCCATCCAGGGAAGAAGCCTtgtaaatgtaatgaatgtgggaagtcTTTCCATTTCCAGTCAGAACTTAGGCGCCATCAGAGATGTCACACTGGAGAAAAGCCCTAtgaatgcagtgaatgtgggagaGCCTTTGGTCATATTTCATCGCTTATTAAACATCAGAGAACTCATACTGGAGAAAAGCCCTATGAATGCAGCGAGTGTGGGAGAGCCTTCAGCCAGAGTTCATCTCTTGTTCTACATTATAGatttcatactggagagaaaccttacaaatgtaatgaatgtggaagAGCCTTTGGTCATACTTCATCCCTTATTAAACATCAGAGAACTCATACTGGAGAAAAGCCCTATGAATGCAGGGAATGTGGGAGAACCTTCAGCCAGAGTTCATCTCTCATTGTACATTATAGatttcatactggagagaaaccttacaaatgtaataAATGCGGGAGAGCCTTCAGCCAGAGTTCATCTCTCACTCAACATTATAGatttcatactggagagaaaccctacaaatgtaatgaatgtgggagaGCCTTTGCTCATACCGCATCCCTTATTAAACATCAGAAAAGTCATGCTGGAAAAAAGGCTGTATGA
- the ZNF514 gene encoding zinc finger protein 514 isoform X3 yields the protein MTFKDVAVEFTQWEWGQLDPAQKDLYREVMLENFKNLASLGLPVSKPYVICQLEEGGEPCVVEGEISTDWEKRPKAKESRLNQDISKEELFPIASVEKHIRDELSFCKLKAICGCDDQLEIHPKKLEGHPKEMSVTHKSTTTLRIDREWSDFGRSLDLRSVLFNQHNVPIGEGSYKSDTEFRQTSGRSNSRRTHPGKKPCKCNECGKSFHFQSELRRHQRCHTGEKPYECSECGRAFGHISSLIKHQRTHTGEKPYECSECGRAFSQSSSLVLHYRFHTGEKPYKCNECGRAFGHTSSLIKHQRTHTGEKPYECRECGRTFSQSSSLIVHYRFHTGEKPYKCNKCGRAFSQSSSLTQHYRFHTGEKPYKCNECGRAFAHTASLIKHQKSHAGKKAV from the exons ATGACATTCAAGGATGTGGCTGTGGAATTCACCCAGTGGGAATGGGGGCAGCTGGATCCTGCTCAGAAGGACCTGTACAGGGAAGTGATGCTGGAGAACTTCAAGAACTTGGCCTCTCTGG GGCTTCCAGTATCTAAACCATATGTGATCTGCCAgttggaggaagggggagagccCTGTGTGGTAGAGGGAGAAATCTCAACAG ACTGGGAGAAAAGGCCTAAAGCCAAGGAATCAAGACTAAATCAGGATATTTCCAAAGAGGAATTATTCCCCATAGCATCAGTAGAAAAACACATCAGAGATGAACTCTCCTTCTGCAAACTGAAAGCAATTTGTGGTTGTGATGACCAGTTAGAGATACATCCAAAAAAACTGGAGGGACATCCGAAAGAAATGTCAGTCACTCACAAATCTACTACCACCCTTAGGATAGATCGTGAATGGAGTGATTTTGGGAGAAGTTTAGACTTAAGATCAGTCCTTTTTAACCAACACAATGTTCCCATAGGAGAAGGATCTTATAAATCGGACACAGAATTCAGACAGACTTCAGGAAGAAGTAACTCCCGGAGAACCCATCCAGGGAAGAAGCCTtgtaaatgtaatgaatgtgggaagtcTTTCCATTTCCAGTCAGAACTTAGGCGCCATCAGAGATGTCACACTGGAGAAAAGCCCTAtgaatgcagtgaatgtgggagaGCCTTTGGTCATATTTCATCGCTTATTAAACATCAGAGAACTCATACTGGAGAAAAGCCCTATGAATGCAGCGAGTGTGGGAGAGCCTTCAGCCAGAGTTCATCTCTTGTTCTACATTATAGatttcatactggagagaaaccttacaaatgtaatgaatgtggaagAGCCTTTGGTCATACTTCATCCCTTATTAAACATCAGAGAACTCATACTGGAGAAAAGCCCTATGAATGCAGGGAATGTGGGAGAACCTTCAGCCAGAGTTCATCTCTCATTGTACATTATAGatttcatactggagagaaaccttacaaatgtaataAATGCGGGAGAGCCTTCAGCCAGAGTTCATCTCTCACTCAACATTATAGatttcatactggagagaaaccctacaaatgtaatgaatgtgggagaGCCTTTGCTCATACCGCATCCCTTATTAAACATCAGAAAAGTCATGCTGGAAAAAAGGCTGTATGA
- the ZNF514 gene encoding zinc finger protein 514 isoform X4 yields the protein MDSTASVLPSQDPALSPEGYPGEKGTASLFLKARPQDLMTFKDVAVEFTQWEWGQLDPAQKDLYREVMLENFKNLASLGLPVSKPYVICQLEEGGEPCVVEGEISTGEGSYKSDTEFRQTSGRSNSRRTHPGKKPCKCNECGKSFHFQSELRRHQRCHTGEKPYECSECGRAFGHISSLIKHQRTHTGEKPYECSECGRAFSQSSSLVLHYRFHTGEKPYKCNECGRAFGHTSSLIKHQRTHTGEKPYECRECGRTFSQSSSLIVHYRFHTGEKPYKCNKCGRAFSQSSSLTQHYRFHTGEKPYKCNECGRAFAHTASLIKHQKSHAGKKAV from the exons ATGGACTCCACAGCATCAG TTCTCCCTTCTCAGGACCCTGCTCTTTCTCCAGAGGGATAcccaggagaaaagggaacagcCAGTTTATTCCTGAAAGCCAGGCCCCAG GATCTGATGACATTCAAGGATGTGGCTGTGGAATTCACCCAGTGGGAATGGGGGCAGCTGGATCCTGCTCAGAAGGACCTGTACAGGGAAGTGATGCTGGAGAACTTCAAGAACTTGGCCTCTCTGG GGCTTCCAGTATCTAAACCATATGTGATCTGCCAgttggaggaagggggagagccCTGTGTGGTAGAGGGAGAAATCTCAACAG GAGAAGGATCTTATAAATCGGACACAGAATTCAGACAGACTTCAGGAAGAAGTAACTCCCGGAGAACCCATCCAGGGAAGAAGCCTtgtaaatgtaatgaatgtgggaagtcTTTCCATTTCCAGTCAGAACTTAGGCGCCATCAGAGATGTCACACTGGAGAAAAGCCCTAtgaatgcagtgaatgtgggagaGCCTTTGGTCATATTTCATCGCTTATTAAACATCAGAGAACTCATACTGGAGAAAAGCCCTATGAATGCAGCGAGTGTGGGAGAGCCTTCAGCCAGAGTTCATCTCTTGTTCTACATTATAGatttcatactggagagaaaccttacaaatgtaatgaatgtggaagAGCCTTTGGTCATACTTCATCCCTTATTAAACATCAGAGAACTCATACTGGAGAAAAGCCCTATGAATGCAGGGAATGTGGGAGAACCTTCAGCCAGAGTTCATCTCTCATTGTACATTATAGatttcatactggagagaaaccttacaaatgtaataAATGCGGGAGAGCCTTCAGCCAGAGTTCATCTCTCACTCAACATTATAGatttcatactggagagaaaccctacaaatgtaatgaatgtgggagaGCCTTTGCTCATACCGCATCCCTTATTAAACATCAGAAAAGTCATGCTGGAAAAAAGGCTGTATGA
- the ZNF514 gene encoding zinc finger protein 514 isoform X1 has protein sequence MDSTASVLPSQDPALSPEGYPGEKGTASLFLKARPQDLMTFKDVAVEFTQWEWGQLDPAQKDLYREVMLENFKNLASLGLPVSKPYVICQLEEGGEPCVVEGEISTDWEKRPKAKESRLNQDISKEELFPIASVEKHIRDELSFCKLKAICGCDDQLEIHPKKLEGHPKEMSVTHKSTTTLRIDREWSDFGRSLDLRSVLFNQHNVPIGEGSYKSDTEFRQTSGRSNSRRTHPGKKPCKCNECGKSFHFQSELRRHQRCHTGEKPYECSECGRAFGHISSLIKHQRTHTGEKPYECSECGRAFSQSSSLVLHYRFHTGEKPYKCNECGRAFGHTSSLIKHQRTHTGEKPYECRECGRTFSQSSSLIVHYRFHTGEKPYKCNKCGRAFSQSSSLTQHYRFHTGEKPYKCNECGRAFAHTASLIKHQKSHAGKKAV, from the exons ATGGACTCCACAGCATCAG TTCTCCCTTCTCAGGACCCTGCTCTTTCTCCAGAGGGATAcccaggagaaaagggaacagcCAGTTTATTCCTGAAAGCCAGGCCCCAG GATCTGATGACATTCAAGGATGTGGCTGTGGAATTCACCCAGTGGGAATGGGGGCAGCTGGATCCTGCTCAGAAGGACCTGTACAGGGAAGTGATGCTGGAGAACTTCAAGAACTTGGCCTCTCTGG GGCTTCCAGTATCTAAACCATATGTGATCTGCCAgttggaggaagggggagagccCTGTGTGGTAGAGGGAGAAATCTCAACAG ACTGGGAGAAAAGGCCTAAAGCCAAGGAATCAAGACTAAATCAGGATATTTCCAAAGAGGAATTATTCCCCATAGCATCAGTAGAAAAACACATCAGAGATGAACTCTCCTTCTGCAAACTGAAAGCAATTTGTGGTTGTGATGACCAGTTAGAGATACATCCAAAAAAACTGGAGGGACATCCGAAAGAAATGTCAGTCACTCACAAATCTACTACCACCCTTAGGATAGATCGTGAATGGAGTGATTTTGGGAGAAGTTTAGACTTAAGATCAGTCCTTTTTAACCAACACAATGTTCCCATAGGAGAAGGATCTTATAAATCGGACACAGAATTCAGACAGACTTCAGGAAGAAGTAACTCCCGGAGAACCCATCCAGGGAAGAAGCCTtgtaaatgtaatgaatgtgggaagtcTTTCCATTTCCAGTCAGAACTTAGGCGCCATCAGAGATGTCACACTGGAGAAAAGCCCTAtgaatgcagtgaatgtgggagaGCCTTTGGTCATATTTCATCGCTTATTAAACATCAGAGAACTCATACTGGAGAAAAGCCCTATGAATGCAGCGAGTGTGGGAGAGCCTTCAGCCAGAGTTCATCTCTTGTTCTACATTATAGatttcatactggagagaaaccttacaaatgtaatgaatgtggaagAGCCTTTGGTCATACTTCATCCCTTATTAAACATCAGAGAACTCATACTGGAGAAAAGCCCTATGAATGCAGGGAATGTGGGAGAACCTTCAGCCAGAGTTCATCTCTCATTGTACATTATAGatttcatactggagagaaaccttacaaatgtaataAATGCGGGAGAGCCTTCAGCCAGAGTTCATCTCTCACTCAACATTATAGatttcatactggagagaaaccctacaaatgtaatgaatgtgggagaGCCTTTGCTCATACCGCATCCCTTATTAAACATCAGAAAAGTCATGCTGGAAAAAAGGCTGTATGA